One window from the genome of Candidatus Binataceae bacterium encodes:
- a CDS encoding transferrin receptor-like dimerization domain-containing protein — protein DPETGVSIGQRLRARIMVEAADPSHIPLAFREDIEQAAKIVADPDHDIPLRPLGSGSDYSVFIDHLGVPALDISFGQEGITRGVYHSRYDTFEHHSRFVDPGFVYDALLAKTIGRLVLRAAQGTVPQQSPSDFAEMVSDYLNQVKTLAQTERAQAETRDRLLRIRAFALAADPTKKELPPPPLSRVPYLEFAPLENAVARLKRSAKAYDTASAKNSTNLSAARLARLQALMLTVDQTLAPADVGLPGRQWYLNLVYAPGRYTGYGAKTLPGVREAIEERRWADANRYVKLTADALDAYSDRLDQATKVLAGG, from the coding sequence GATCCGGAAACCGGGGTTTCGATCGGGCAGCGGCTGCGCGCCCGGATTATGGTCGAGGCGGCAGACCCATCGCACATCCCTCTCGCCTTTCGCGAGGATATCGAGCAGGCGGCCAAAATCGTCGCCGACCCCGATCACGACATTCCACTGCGCCCGTTGGGATCGGGCTCGGACTATTCGGTCTTCATCGACCATCTGGGTGTACCCGCCCTGGATATCAGCTTTGGCCAAGAAGGAATCACCCGCGGCGTTTACCATTCTCGCTACGATACCTTCGAGCATCACAGCCGCTTCGTCGACCCTGGCTTCGTCTATGACGCGCTGCTGGCCAAAACCATCGGACGCCTGGTGCTGCGCGCTGCACAAGGTACGGTTCCACAGCAGTCGCCGAGCGATTTTGCGGAGATGGTGTCGGACTACCTCAATCAAGTGAAAACCTTGGCGCAGACCGAACGCGCGCAGGCCGAGACTCGCGATCGCCTGCTGCGCATCCGAGCTTTTGCCCTGGCCGCCGATCCGACCAAGAAGGAACTGCCGCCGCCCCCGCTCAGCCGCGTGCCATATCTGGAATTCGCACCCCTGGAGAATGCCGTCGCTCGCCTCAAGCGCAGCGCCAAGGCCTACGACACCGCCTCGGCAAAGAATTCCACCAATCTTTCTGCCGCCCGGCTCGCCCGCCTGCAGGCCTTGATGCTGACCGTCGATCAGACTCTGGCACCTGCCGACGTGGGGCTGCCGGGACGGCAATGGTATCTCAATCTGGTATATGCGCCCGGGCGTTACACCGGCTACGGAGCCAAGACCTTGCCGGGCGTGCGCGAGGCAATCGAAGAGCGGCGCTGGGCGGATGCCAATCGCTACGTCAAACTCACGGCCGATGCGCTTGACGCCTACAGCGACCGACTCGACCAGGCCACTAAAGTGCTCGCCGGCGGATGA